aaCAGTGTCAGTGCatgaaatcaataaaaattacTGAATATCGTCTTTCAAACTCCAACTgtgcaagccaaaggtgacaagcgaccaaaactccatcaggtAACagcagtggagaaaaaaaaacatcttgggagaaaccaggcttagaTGAGGGGCCAGTTCTTCTCTGTATAAATGAGCAAACATAGGGCGATTTATGATTCCAGGCTGCATCACAAAACAGATTTTGTGGGCTGATGTTATTCAAAATTTTGCATTCAGCTTCTGCTTGGAGATCAGGATACGCCACGGTGGAATTCAGTGAGATAAAGGAAGAACAGCAGTCTATTCAGTAACTGGCTTATCACTGGCCTTTTTAACACTCATCTTGCTACTTGCTAAAGTCTGTGTTAAGGTCCTAACTGCTCATGTTCATAGCTGGCCAACAAACCACTACTATGCTTTCTTTTCCCATAAAATGTATTGCACCATctaaaaaagcacattttcactCATGTGTGCCTTTAGCCCTGTGGTATCCTATCTACTCTACAGCAGGACGGGGGCCTATAAGATTGATATTTCATGTTAAATGAAGATTCCTCAACAAATGACATGGTTGTCagacttttaatgtattttgttggAGCAGACTTGAGCTAACAAACAGAGAAAATAAGACTGCAGACGGTTGCGTACACACTATGTTTTGAGTTCTTATAGAGATTGGCTGATACCATGGCAACCATCACTGAAAAAGACATGTTGATGCTCTGTGTGTCCTTTATAAACTCTTTGTATCTTATATGGATGTTTTTTGTATATCAGGCAGTGTTTCTAAGtaatggacattttatttttattttttttaaagaagactgAGGCTTCTATAATTATTGTTGAGCCAtctttaattattgttatatgtttttatttttgcaacaaacaaaaaaatatttcagtgaaatCTTTTTGATATTTATCTACTTCATGTTGtgtagtatttctgtataatCAGAGTGGGCATTTCCAATCTGAATGGTCTGCATGCAATGGTGCTAAAAACTAAACCACATCTTTGTCTTTGTAGTTCTGTCTTTCTTCTGTCTCTGTATCTTTCCTCCATTTGTCCAAATATCATATATCAGTCATACTTTTTCTCTACCCTGGTTATTTACCTTCATTTTTCTGCACACACTACACACTCTTGCTCCTGTCCTTGAGGAAGATTTATCACTTCTCCAGACAGAAACGCGCTGGCTGAAAGGGGCAGATGATGATGACCTGACGCAAGTTTCTCCTGATCTGTAATTTTCACAGAATGGCTTGAAGTATTAACCCCGATGCTCTAGCAGTGCTATATCCAGCACAGACATAAAGAGCTGAAGTATTTTTGGTTTCAAGTTCAAGTATTTTACTCAGTAACTAAGGTTTGATTCAAAAGTCCtccagaagtgttttttttttttaatgctggttTTAAGTTCAAATATCTCTTCTAGTTAAAAAATCTCTCAAATTAGAATAGTCTAATTTAACATAACTAATTTAACTAACTTTAAGCCTAATAtcagccttttttttattttttaataaacaagaaatatGTAAATGTTCTCGTAGCCATTGTAGTATCATAAAGACATTTCCATAAGTTTACTTATAGGTTATTTTATCTAACATACTTAATTTATAGTGCTCTCTTTCATAACGAACATCTGATTTGAgccagaaatacattaaaaaaaaacaaatatgtgcagCGCGATAGGTGCCCAAACCCAGGACTGAATACTAGAGATGTTTCAGAAGTTTAGGTCCTGTACTGCTGGAAGCTCGTTACAGCGCCGCGGCGCCCCCTAGCGGACACGCGCAAAAACGCGCACACAACCGCTGTCACGGTCATCCGCATCATGTGACAAAAACCCGGAAGCGCAAATCACTCAGGATGTCGCAGCACGGGATTACGAGCTATTGAGTTCCAGcatctttcttctgtttttttgtccataattaaacatacaaaatgcAAAATTACGATAAGACAACTGTGGACTCCATACCTGCAACCGCGCCTGATTTCAGAGGGTAAGATATTTTATATGATGCGCCTTTTCTGCTCAGAGTACACGTGACCTTACACCAAAATTACAATGACTAATGAAATTTTAAATCGAAATAGTCCATTAATTAATATCGTTGttgaatttcaaatgatttaaagcTTATATTTCGACTAGTTGAATTTGTCTAATCTCTCCTCGTCTCTTTCTTCCTtgcattcattcaggaatgacgGTTCGCTTGTCTCTGTACTCAAGACGCTACTGTTTTTCACTCTTCTGATGATAACTTTACCAATCGGACTGTATTTTGCTTCGAAGTCTTTTCTCTTTGAAGGTATTTGGTTCCAAAGGCTTATAAACCAGTCTTCTATTTATGCCtctacaaaataataacaataataatatttaatatccaTGTGTAACACTATATATTAAGTCCTTAGGTGCTGGTTAATTCTCATCTTTTCTTCACAGCCTCTCTGGGATACTCTAGCAATGACAGCTACTTCTATGCCGCCATCGTTGCTGTGCTTGCCGTCCATGTGGTTCTGGCTCTCTTCGTTTTACGTTGCATGGAATGAAGGATCACACCAATGCAGAGAGGGAAAACAGGATTAAGCGAGATGATAAAAACTAAGGGAGAGATGGAAACACACATAACACTATCTTATTCATTCCTGAAGTGGAGAATCATAATGGAGTGACTCcatctctctttgtgtgtgtttaattttctcCTGAACGTCTCAGCCTATCAGAGAGAAGATGCCTGATTTCTCATGGAATGGTGGAGGTCATCTTTGGTCTGGCTGGAGGTTGTGTCAGAAGGTGTTAGATGTTaatctgtgtttttgtgcagGGTTAATTCAGGACGGCAGAGAAGACGCACTCTTCTCATGAAAGTTCATTGTTCCTGCAGTGTCATATTCGGACCTATTTCAGTGGGGTCAGAGTTTTATGTTGACATTATGTGTTTTAGATCAATGTAGCAAATAAATCAACACTTCATCCGCCCATTGTTTGTGCCCCTTTTTAGGATcatatgaataaaatgaattaattatcaGAATATTTAGATTGCTCTATGACTGTAATATATCTTCATGATTCACATAAATATTTGATCACACAGAACCATGTGacatttaattaactattttaactatttGTCTCTTTGAATAATAAGCTGTGAAATCAAAAGCTCTCACACTTAACCTCAATATAATAAGTTTTCATGACTAAATATATGTTCTGGCTTGAAAATCAGAAGTGGTTGCTACAGCTTTCAagctctgcacattttttatCAAGTGGAAACTCACTGTAATTAGGTTTGACAAGTGAATCCGCCTGAGACTAAGCTAGGGACAGTGACGGAGGGCAGTGAAATCATGATCATGGAGAGGTTTCCGCATTTCTCAGCCTAGTTTGGACAAGAAAACATGACCCCAAGGCAACACAGGAAGATGACTGCATGCAGAAATGTGCCAAAGTTTGCTAAAGAAGGGATACGTATATGTAGTTTCAATCAAATTGTAATTCAGAAATAAACCCCTGCATAGACCCATGGTTGAGACTATGACAAGAACAAGTCTAGAACACTGTTTTGAGATCAGCCTTGAGCTCTACCACACTAATGACCATTTTAAACTCTTTCCTTCTAGCATTTTGTACAGAATAAAGCAGACTATATATTTCATATGCTTcatattatacaaacaaaaagGGTCTTTGAAACCCTGAGACAGTCTGCATCAAGTTACATCAAATCACACCCCCAAGAATGCATTTGGGTTTTGATGAGTTCATGAATAGGTTCTGGTCTGGACAGATTCTTACAGCGCTGTTTTTCATCTGGTAATGGAAGGAATGAGGGCTTTTACATACCGACTGTTAAAGCAGACTGAGCCAAAAATGATGATGACTGAGAAACACGAAAGGGAAAAGTGAGTTAAATGGCTTGAGGGATGAAGCTGGGCAGGGAAACATCCCTGCGGAAATATTGAGAGCATGTCTGGATGGAAGAGGAAGAGCGGAAAAAGGAGAATTAGTAGAATTTCCTGGTTTCCCATCCAGCTCTGTCGTTTTCTCTGTCCACTGTTTACTACTACTATATCTCCATTCTACCCCCTCTGTGAGCTGTGCAGCCCAGTCGAGAAACTCTACAGGACTCTACATTGCTGTCAGCAGAACTAGTCTACTGAACTCTAGATAATACAACAATAGGAGTTCATGTTTAAGCAATAAAATATGAGACGCCATGCTATAGTCAAGGCTAAAAAGTAACACATAACCTGCAACCCATTTAACTATTACAATAAATAACCGATTGCTTTTCTAAAACATGAGGCCTGTCACATCATAAAATATATAGGACTCATATTTAAtagatgttattttattaaggaatagttcactcaaaaatgaaaaactgctgaaaatgttctcGCCTTCAGGCCATCGGAATAGATTTGgaataatttagcattacatcacttaaaTTGGATGCTCTGCAgcaaatgggtgccatcagaatgagttaTATTATGCAGAGAGGACTTGgattttagaactttttttgatttttgtgaaCTTTACACTTCACAAGATGCTAATCGATGGACTGGAttgatgtggattattgtgatgtttttatcagctgttttaactctcattctgacggcacccattcctTGCAGAGGATtctttggtgagcaagtggttaataaatgctgaatttctcatctgttctgatgaagaaacaaactaatctacatcttggatggtcaaagggtgagtaaattttcatatcatgatgaactattcttttaagtaaTTCTGATAATATAGTTCCTAACAAACAAAACCTCACtatgcaacaaaaataacaatccACTAGTGCTGATACTGTACAGCAAAGCATTGTTATAAAACAATTAtgtaactataaaataaaaatatatatttagaaaaaaaaaataaaaaaaaaaaatatatatatatatatatatatatatatttgaaaattactttttaaaaagtgaaccTACCTGAGTATTTTGTGTTCATAGCCATCTGTGTGTAATATTTTACCATGATGTGTGATTTACCTGAACGTACTCAATGGGGTGGTATAATTATAGCTCATCAAAGGTAATTGAATGGCTGCCAGTTCAGTTCCTACTGATATCACCACTGTGTTGTAAGTGTGGATAAAAGTGTGTGAATAAGCATCTGATATCTAAGGGAGCAGATAAACTGGCCTTATCTTCAGGATCAGTTTTCAGACAGGTACAGACATCCAAGTCTTGAACTGCTGGACTAAATGGAACCTACATGTTCTAATCATGTCTTGATAACAGAGATAGGACATGGATAGGCCACAGTTTAATGTTACTGAAGCAATACTCTGGCACATACAGAAGAGAAAAGAACGGAATAAAAGACGAATGACTGAAAAATACAGGTTTTATTGTAAGCAACTGCAGCTCcacatgggggggggggtggattaCAGATAAATAGGGCAAGGATATCTGTTATCCAACTGTTCCTCAGACAGCAGTCCTGACCTGAAATCTAGACAGCACATGATAGAACCACTAGCAGTCTGTCTATTTCTGTTTCACTCATTGTGTCTCCTCACTCCTGCCTCCCCAGACACAGAGATGATGGAGATATTTCATCCATTTGTGCgtcatcattataattattaatccAGGTCTGTGTGTACGTATCTGTGAGGGTGCATACGTGCTTGAGTTTATgggtgggtatgtgtgtgtgtgcgtatgaaTCTTCCCCTATTTTTCCCTGTGACTCACTCCCGTCGTGTAAACACACATGCAGAGAGGTGAGAGGATGTTGTATAATCCTCCCCATTTCCTGTGTGCATGTGAATGTGGCTTTCTACAGTTAGACAATACATGACCTGACTGAGGTCAGAAAAGGCTTGACCATGCAGTTCAGACTTCCAACCCAACACTCTGATACACTGCAAACTGTACATAAATATCTCttctaaaattaatcatttatataaactgtcattttaaatgtattaaataataataaatcatatatctAATGATGATGCCTGATACACATTAGAAAGCTGAATTAAGGAAGAGGAAGTACATGTCCATTAAAGATGGCTAGTGCGATGGGATTTCACTTTTTGGCTGTTGGTCAGTTGGCCATGTCACCTTGTCAGTACAGTTACATAACagatgaaatgcatttaatacagtATTCACATAATTCTGCTCATATTTAGTGATTCATGTTAAGTATGAGACACAGATGTAGTCGGCTAAGTGTCTCATGGAACAAATCTACTGTAGTGCTGTAATGGGATCTGAAGCAAAACCAAAGGCAAGAAACTAGGTCAGACATCGCCAAATATTTTTGTCTAAGTATGAGTCCCGTCTCAACCTGCAAAACCAGAATCCTGTTCCCAAAGTGGAACACAGCCACTAAGTCGCCATAGACACAATTTGGGCTCTCATCCTGTATTTTGATTGTGCAAAAGTAACTAAGGGTGATTCACCGACTAGCGACCATTGCCATGGAGACTGGCTTTCTCTCTCATATTATCTTGGAATTTTTTAGATAAGTTcagtctgaaagagagagaagaaggagACGACGGAAACAAAGAATAATTCTAAATTCTCTCATAGAGTAATCCACAGAAGCTAATTTGAGGCTTGTAAACACATTTATCTAAACTGTCTGCACAAGAGAAATGTGTATGCTCAGCATTCAGTGGTAACTCTGAGTCATTTCTGATCAGTAATGATTTGCTATTGCTGATGATCTAGACTACTGGTCTAGAACTAGCCATTGCCGGGCACAGACTTGTATTTTTGATGCTGATCTTGGACCAGTTATTCATTGAGCTGAGGCTGGTACATTGGCGTGAGCCAGCACACTGACTCATTGGGTATTCTGCCAGGGCACTGGGACAGCAATGTGTGCTCTGATCTGTACTTAAACACCAAACACCCACTCTTTTCTTCACTCTCTCTTTCATGTCCCAATTTCCTTGATGTTACAGATAACTAAAAGTTATCCTGTTCTATGCATACTGTATCTATGTTATGTATACCATGTATATTATACAGCATTCTGCACTTGTGTATACTATGTGTAATGAGTATATTCTGTATTATGTATAAtacatctaaaattaaataactgaaaaatgttttttagggtTAGTATCTTAAAAAGTATGAATTGCCTTATAATTTACAgagaaacaaaatgtatattgaatgaatagttcacctaaaaaagactttttttcaccatttactcacccttatgtcattccaaacctgtatggctttcttcttcTGCATAagatgaaagaagatattttgaaaaatgttggtaagtAAAAAGTTTGGGTTAattgggaaccaaaactgtttggttacaaacattaaaaaatcttaacaaaatatcttaatttatgttgcacagaaaaaaaaaaagaaagaaaaaaaaagaaagtcaaacaggtttgaaaacaCCTGAGGATgatgagttttcattttggggggaatTACCCTTAACTGAGACAATCCATGTGGGattattaatttaaccattaCATGTATTTggattatatttaattgttttgtacgctggtgtattgtgttttcttttgttctgttaATGTCTGCTGCATTCTTTCAGTGTCCTGTGTGTTaccacatactggtaaaaaaaattgtatatcatgaatgcactgtaagttgcttcggataaaagtgtctgctaaaatgcctaaatgtaaatgtgccCTGTCGGTATTTTGTGTATGTAAGGTAACACTCATGCTGTCTTAAGTTGCTAAAGAGGTCAGGATGAGGTTAATGATGAAAATAAGTCATTGTGttatttctacaccatttttttttttttactatctatacattttacattttgcgGTTTACTGTAAATGAACTTTAAATTAGGGCTTTAATGATATGTTATGAgcaagttctggcaaccacatcTGCAAGTTACTATATAATTCTATTCTAAACCTCAAGTCTATTTATTTGATTGCTTGTGTATGTCCAACTGATAGGTGATAGTCTACGTTTACAGGTTGCACAACAACAGTGACTCAGTATAGATCAGCTGTGTGATTTCTGCCTCTGGGCTACAGCTGACTGTCCTCGACTGCCGTAGCGCGTTTCATTGACCAAGCACCGCTGAGCGCGAACCGTGGGCAGATGGCAATCACTGTCTGACATGACCTAGTTACAGTCCACAGCAGCACGATCCAATTAAACCCCTTCCCGCCCGCTGATCTGTGTACAGTTTGAAAGAAAAATCTTTCCGCTTCAAAGACTTAAGTTTCTTCGTCTTTACGGGCGCAAAAACAATTGGAATATTAAcggtaaaacaaataaacaaaacaaacaacaacaaaaaaaaaaaaaaaaaacgatcagGGTACGAATTGTGCAGTGAATTTCTTGCTGTCAAGTTCTTCAAAGTAAGTCCTATGTGGAGACGCATATTTTGagattagtttttcaaatttgttGAGCGTACTTGGAAAGGGCGTTAGTGGTGTACTGTTTCCATGGTTACCACCTCAGACAAAACTCACCTGACGTTAGTGTTCGCCGGAATCTATTTGGAGACcgttgtaaatattattttaaatatacttttacgGTTGCAGAAACGTTCGAAAACACCGTTGACGCATATACATATTGGTAAGTTATAGCCATAAACTGTATTAAAACAGGTTATAGCctacaaaaatatgcaaaaatggcACTCGTGCTCGCTTAAACTTGTTGGTCCAGATGTAGGTTAGTGGTGACGCAATATTTCAAGGCATCGTTTACAGCCACAAACTAATAAGCTGCGAAATACACCTTATGAAACAACAGTCCTTACATAACATAACTGCCTGCAGAACTCCCACGCCATTGGGAAAactatgacattaaaaaaaaaaaaaaaaaaaaaaaaaaaaaaaaaaagaaacatcttcACTCTAACGTTAGTGGTATTTGTTATAACCCACTAAATCTGTAACACAGGCTCCCCCCTTTATTTCCACACGAAGAGCTTGCCTCACTGAGACACGGCCTCCTTAATTCTCCGCCGATGACATTCTCTGGCCGCCGTTCAAACCGTTTGAGAACGGAGAGAGCGAGCGCACACCCGCCGCGTTCCCCACCGCCGACTCTGGCGAATCCGGTCCGGCCACGCCCCTTCGCTCCTTTTAAGGTATGACGACAGCTAATGACGTAAAGCGTGAGGTGTGTGCGTTGGAAAATGAACATCAGTGAATGAAAAAAGCGCCCTGGAAGTCACTCATTGCCCACAGAAAACGGTGCCGGTTATGTAACCCGATTGCATGTGTAAGGCAAGGAAGGCAAAAAAAACGCTCTCGGTGTGTGTCGTCGCTGGAGATTCCTAGCAACTTTTCTGTTGAAGTCGGGTTCTCATTGCTGCCTCTGATTAGGTGAGTACTGCCGGCTGTTGCTTGGTTTAGTTTGTGAAATTAGAGCACACAAGAAGAAGTGTGTCATTGTGTTAAAGGCGCCCATAACGGGTTTACATGGTGCTGTAGACGTTCTGGTCGTGCAGTTAAAGTTGCAACAGAGAGAACGTGAGTGTTTATGTCTTGTTTTTTATTAGTAGCGAGaagtaaatttgtttttcttgaaatacATTCATGGTTTTTTCTCTGtggtttattaatttgtttcttaattgTAAAGTACAGTATCTGTACTTGGTTCCTGTACTTCTTGTGAAGTGACATGTTCCAGGAATGTGATCTCTATGGAATGTGATATATGTCAGATGGTTGAACGGATTGTGTGAGTCTGCATATACATATTCATTCATTGGCCGAGTTGACGTCtctctgtatgtttttaatgGAGGTCAAGAGGAACAGCAGAGTAAAATCCAATCATACTCTGTTTTCTTTCACAGCCTCTTATGGACTGAAGTCACAGATGATGCTTTTAACGATGCCGATATGCCTGTTGAGAGTTTGAACGTAATAATAACCATTAGAATAAAAGCACTTTATGAAAAGATTGCAAGTTATGTAACGCATGACTTGAGAATCATGAGCCGGTGGCAGTGACGTCATGCCCTGGATTTCGTTGAGGGGAATAAAAAGTTCACTGCTGACGATGTGCTcggtcagacttttttttttcactcgtcACTTATAATTTTCGCTCAAAAATGACTTTGATCTCGCTTATTGGCTCATCATAACTTTTCAAATCAGTAACAGTGTTCTCCTCATGTAATggtcaaaaatatgtttttaggcTGTTTTGTTTATAACTAGATGCTTTTTTAACCCCATACCATTCCTGTTGAAGCTAAACGGgagttgagcctggtcagtaacGGGATGGGGAAACATACTGtaggctgctgctgctggaagAAGTATTAGTGAGGCCAGCAGATGGTGCACACCCTGTGCTTTTTGTGGGTCCTAATTCCCCTATAAAGAAATGGTGACATTTCTGTAAAAAGAATGAGATGAAATGTGTAAATGAAGTCCTGATTCAATGTGGGCATACAGATTCCAAGAGGGATGTAAACCTGCTGACCAGACAGCTGCTGGTGTTGGCACCTTATGGCTGTTGCATGATCCACTttgatgctgcacactgctgttGATTGCTCTGTAAAGTGCTTTGGCTGAGAAAAGTGATATATAAATGAACAGATCTGATGGAAAAAGTGGAAGGGGAAATGTGAGCACAGCACAGGTCAAATTCAAACTTGTTTGTCATTCTGCTCATTTGTCAAAGTATGTACCCATCTAGCCTAATAATCCAAGAGCTTTTTGAACAGAGCATTTAGAAACAGCTGACAGGATAAAACAAACATATAGTATATGATAAAAACAAGCATGTAGTATATGATAAAACAAGCATGTAGTATATGATAAAACAAGCATGTAGTATATGATAAAACAAGCATGTAGTATATGATAAAACAAGCATGTAGTATATGATAAAACAAGCATGTAGTATATGATAAAAAAGCATGTAGTATATGATAAAACATGCATGTAGTATATGCTTTAGGCAACGCTTATAACAAATTCAGATCTTTCTTGAACAAGAGCATCAGAACCATCAGATATCAAATTAGATTAAAACCTGTGCAGCTGGTTTCAAAAACTCTGAACGTTCACCTGTTATTCTTTCCCTCAATGATGGTCCTCTTACATAATTGTTCCTTCTGTTTACTGTCAAGCCTACAAAGAGCATGAGATGCTATGTTTCATTTAAACTCTACATTGTTATAGCAGACTTTTTCAGAGTGTCTTTTTGTCACACACAAATTCTGATATCTTCTTTCAGTATATTGCCTATTTAAAGAGAGCAAAGTGAATCCTGATAAcatgtgcatttattttagtgtttcatgTGTATTTGATTTGTCTGTAGTGACTGTATTGGGGTGGGAGATTGAAAGGGAGAGATTGTGAATCAGCCTGTGTCATGGTTAATTAAGTTGGCAATTAATTAGCCATGTTAGTAACGCGCTGATTATCACCCAGTGGTCACTTAATGTAATGAAGCAATATGCTGTTTTGTAACTGTGCTGTGACGGATATTGAATCAGAAAGAAACATGTGTTAAGATGTTTGCTAGTAAATTTAGTGTTGGTCAAGAAAAGAATAGTTGTTTGCAGTCAGTCACATG
The sequence above is drawn from the Cyprinus carpio isolate SPL01 chromosome B5, ASM1834038v1, whole genome shotgun sequence genome and encodes:
- the LOC109083152 gene encoding vacuolar ATPase assembly integral membrane protein vma21-like, which produces MQNYDKTTVDSIPATAPDFRGNDGSLVSVLKTLLFFTLLMITLPIGLYFASKSFLFEASLGYSSNDSYFYAAIVAVLAVHVVLALFVLRCME